From a single Silene latifolia isolate original U9 population chromosome 6, ASM4854445v1, whole genome shotgun sequence genomic region:
- the LOC141588007 gene encoding uncharacterized protein LOC141588007, producing the protein MLERWSVTTNSTCHKGGRVWLLWKPSLFDVQVQSYDAQFIYAKVTSRITLQFFNLTMIYAFNDGQDRKVLWLHLEQFQTQCQGPWAWAGDFNTVINPADRLGGHTKQSDMDDFIDCIATCGITDIPATGAYFTWTNKQEPQSRVYSRLDRFPINQEWGDQFPDITAHFHPAGLFDHIPCIVSHTQLGSLKRASFKYFNMWGKAPSFHEIKVSESLRRLTEARDSFLLQKAKVNWSERGDSNSIYFHGVIKKRCNQNKVIQIEDQDGIAYSWAIVGDDICAAIKDFFYTGKLLNQINATNITLIPKCERPTSVKQFRPIACCNMIYKAISKLLCNRLALVLPDLISANQGAFIKGRYIIENVLICQYIVKLYNRKAVSRRCLFKIDLQKTYDTIEWGFVEQLYQKMGFPESFTHRVMTCVQSTSFSLCLNGSSFGYFKDDLLMFFKGNAHSIMLMIRAFSSFSKAFGLVMNNTKSVVYFNGVTQELKNDIQQVTGFVEGSMPFRYLGVPIQAGKLTKKECNILTEKMANRIRSLGAKKLSYAGRIVLINSVLNTLYSYWAGIFLITKAVIKRVEAICRNFLWDESSDYHRVPLADRLWIRWINQIYLKNREWHTYKPPADAAWAWKQVCKVKELMKQAYMNNQWTPDMTGYSVRHGYEWLRHTQPKKDWYSKKACCICEDADETLEHLFFSFDYSRQVLQCLESWCGFKIDVNMTVRGRMGVKSQAHAMLSSACCYYIWQQRNNAGMNGVLVRPASLAQNMIKQAKNRIKFMVSRNLHRGKREWLNKWGCMTSNVGKQAR; encoded by the exons ATGCTGGAAAGGTGGAGTGTTACCACCAATAGTACCTGTCATAAGGGAGGAAGAGTATGGCTGCTATGGAAGCCTAGTTTATTCGATGTTCAGGTGCAATCTTATGATGCACAATTCATTTATGCTAAAGTTACTTCCAGAATTACCCTGCAGTTCTTTAACTTGACTATGATTTATGCATTTAATGATGGACAAGATAGGAAGGTTTTATGGTTGCATTTGGAGCAGTTTCAGACTCAGTGTCAAGGTCCTTGGGCTTGGGCAGGGGATTTTAATACAGTAATCAATCCCGCTGATAGATTGGGTGGTCATACCAAGCAAAGTGATATGGATGACTTTATTGATTGTATAGCAACCTGTGGCATAACTGATATCCCTGCAACTGGTGCTTACTTTACCTGGACTAATAAGCAAGAGCCTCAGTCAAGAGTGTATAGCAGACTTGATAGATTTCCTATTAATCAAGAGTGGGGGGATCAGTTCCCTGATATAACTGCTCACTTTCATCCTGCTGGACTGTTTGACCACATTCCATGTATTGTCAGTCATACTCAGTTGGGAAGCCTGAAGAGAGCCAGCTTCAAGTACTTCAACATGTGGGGTAAAGCTCCATCTTTT CATGAAATTAAAGTATCTGAATCTCTGAGGAGGTTAACTGAGGCAAGAGATAGTTTCCTACTGCAGAAAGCTAAGGTAAATTGGTCAGAACGTGGGGATAGTAACTCTATTTACTTCCATGGAGttattaaaaagagatgtaatcAGAATAAGGTTATTCAAATTGAGGATCAAGATGGTATTGCCT ATAGTTGGGcaattgttggagatgatatttGTGCAGCCATCAAAGATTTCTTTTACACAGGTAAATTGCTCAATCAGATAAATGCTACTAATATCACTTTGATTCCCAAGTGTGAAAGACCTACTTCTGTCAAGCAATTTAGACCTATTGCTTGCTGTAATATGATCTATAAAGCTATATCTAAATTGCTGTGCAATAGATTGGCCTTGGTGCTACCTGACCTTATCAGTGCTAATCAAGGGGCATTCATCAAGGGAAGATATATTATTGAGAATGTCCTTATATGCCAATACATAGTGAAGCTATACAACAGGAAAGCAGTGTCTCGTAGATGTCTATTTAAAATTGATTTGCAGAAGACTTATGATACTATTGAGTGGGGATTTGTGGAGCAACTGTATCAGAAAATGGGGTTTCCAGAAAGCTTCACTCATAGGGTCATGACTTGTGTGCAATCTACTTCTTTCTCACTATGTCTAAATGGTAGTTCATTTGGATACTTCAAAG atgatttatTGATGTTCTTTAAGGGCAATGCTCACTCTATTATGCTAATGATTAGAGCTTTCTCTTccttctctaaggcttttggacTGGTCATGAACAATACTAAATCAGTAGTCTACTTCAATGGTGTCACACAAGAACTTAAAAATGACATTCAGCAAGTCACTGGGTTTGTTGAGGGAAGCATGCCTTTTAGGTACCTTGGAGTGCCAATACAAGCTGGAAAACTCACCAAGAAAGAATGCAACATTCTGACTGAGAAGATGGCCAATAGGATTCGAAGCTTGGGGGCAAAAAAGTTATCCTATGCAGGGAGAATTGTGCTTATTAACTCAGTCTTGAATACATTGTATTCTTATTGGGCTGGTATATTCCTCATTACTAAAGCTGTGATCAAAAGAGTTGAAGCCATATGTAGAAACTTCCTTTGGGATGAGAGCTCTGATTACCATAGGGTCCCCCTG GCTGACAGGCTCTGGATCAGATGGATCAATCAAATTTATCTGAAGAATAGGGAGTGGCATACCTATAAACCACCTGCTGATGCTGCTTGGGCATGGAAACAAGTCTGCAAAGTTAAAGAACTGATGAAGCAAGCCTATATGAACAATCAATGGACACCTGATATGACTGGCTACTCTGTTAGGCATGGGTATGAATGGCTAAGACACACACAGCCTAAGAAGGACTGGTACAGT AAAAAGGCCTGTTGCATATGTGAAGATGCAGATGAAACTTTGGAGCATCTTTTCTTTAGCTTTGATTACAGTAGGCAGGTGTTGCAATGTCTAGAAAGCTGGTGTGGATTCAAAATTGATGTCAACATGACTGTGAGAGGGAGAATGGGAGTGAAATCTCAGGCTCATGCTATGCTTTCGTCTGCTTGTTGCTATTACATCTGGCAGCAAAGGAACAATGCAGGAATGAATGGTGTTCTGGTAAGGCCAGCTAGCCTTGCTCAGAATATGATAAAGCAAGCTAAGAATAGGATTAAGTTCATGGTTAGCAGGAACTTGCATAGAGGAAAACGAGAATGGCTTAACAAATGGGGTTGCATGACCTCCAATGTTGGTAAGCAGGCTAGATAG
- the LOC141588008 gene encoding uncharacterized protein LOC141588008: MRAFSSFSNASGLSMNNAKYEIFFNGVTEDIREGIKLVTGFREGTMPFRYLGVPIKAGRLTKQECSSLTEKMVSRIRGLGAKKLSYTGRITLINAGLNTLHNYWAQMFIIPKSIINHIMAICRNYLWDGSPDYHRVPLVAWDKVTLPKKEGGLGIKKADVWNVATVGKLVNWVYCKADRLWIMWINDVYIKNQDWHGYSPPSDAIWGGYDWICPAHMTLNWSAIVWNNWNIPKHSLTTWLIMHERMNVKSKLFRFGCCEDDLCILCQRQTEIVEHLFTSCTYTVTVQHHLLQWYGGSFPTVDSLIADNRNSIQWRIKVAMFNAFQYFIWFQRNNARINEWLLRPEVVARRIEEDIKRRVNQKFRAVDDQTVFSWLQSIGVL; encoded by the exons ATGAGAGCTTTCTCTTCATTCTCTAATGCCTCTGGCCTATCTATGAACAATGCTAAATATGAAATCTTCTTTAATGGAGTTACTGAGGACATTAGAGAGGGTATAAAACTGGTGACTGGTTTCAGAGAAGGTACCATGCCCTTCAGGTACCTGGGAGTTCCAATAAAAGCAGGCAGACTTACAAAGCAGGAATGCTCCTCATTGACTGAAAAGATGGTGTCTAGAATAAGAGGGTTGGGAGCAAAAAAGCTCTCCTATACTGGCAGGATTACTCTCATTAATGCTGGTCTCAACACTCTTCATAATTATTGGGCTCAAATGTTCATTATTCCTAAGAGCATCATTAATCATATTATGGCTATTTGCAGAAACTATCTTTGGGATGGCTCCCCTGATTACCATAGAGTTCCCCTTGTAGCCTGGGATAAGGTCACCTTGCCTAAAAAGGAGGGAGGTTTGGGGATTAAGAAAGCTGATGTTTGGAATGTTGCTACAGTAGGTAAGCTAGTTAATTGGGTATACTGTAAAGCTGATAGGCTTTGGATTATGTGGATAAATGATGTGTATATCAAGAATCAGGACTGGCATGGCTATTCTCCTCCTTCTGATGCAATCTGG GGTGGGTATGACTGGATTTGCCCTGCTCATATGACCCTTAATTGGTCTGCTATAGTGTGGAACAACTGGAACATCCCAAAACACTCCCTGACTACCTGGCTTATAATGCATGAAAGAATGAATGTGAAGAGCAAATTATTCAGATTTGGCTGTTGTGAAGATGACCTATGTATTCTCTGTCAGAGACAGACTGAAATAGTGGAGCATCTGTTCACAAGTTGTACCTATACTGTCACAGTTCAGCACCATCTGTTACAGTGGTATGGGGGCTCTTTCCCAACTGTGGACAGTTTGATTGCAGACAACAGAAATAGCATTCAGTGGAGGATTAAGGTTGCCATGTTCAATGCCTTCCAGTATTTCATATGGTTTCAAAGAAACAATGCCCGGATCAATGAATGGTTACTCAGACCTGAGGTAGTTGCTAGACGTATTGAGGAGGATATTAAAAGGAGAGTTAATCAGAAATTTAGGGCAGTTGATGACCAGACTGTCTTCTCATGGCTGCAAAGCATAGGAGTGTTATGA